TTGCTCGATTGGCTGGGCATCATTAATGTCACATAAGTGTCATGCCAATATTTGATTGATTGAGGGGGCGATCGTCCTTCTTTGGCTCCATATGATTCCTGGTAAACAATCCTAATTGTTAGCGATCGTTGATTTGCTAGCTAGATACTATATACCTATGTTTAAGTGCTTATACCTATGTTTAGGTGCTTGTTCAACGCTCTACTCATTCAAGCTCCAATGCATAAAGGAAACATGGGAAATAGCGTTCTAACAATTCTCTGGCAATTCTCTGACAATTACTTTTGAGTTGATGTGCATTTATGCTGGTATCAGTTAGCTAAGGCTTGGCATGGGTAAAAATATGATCTTTTGGGTAGCAGCCCTGATTTGTTTGGGTCTAGACCAGGCCACTAAACATGTGGTGATGACCCAAATGCAGTTATACGACGTAATCGAGCTAATCCCAGGTTTTTTTCAGTTCAACTATGTCACCAATAAGGGTGCTGCATTTAGTATGTTCAGTGAATCCGGTGAGTGGTTGAAGTGGGTATCTTTGGTCGTGAGTTTGGGGATTGCGTCGATCGGCTGTTTTGGCGGCAGGCTTAATCGGTGGGAGCAGTTGGGCTATGGCTGCATTCTGGGCGGTGCGATCGGTAATGGCATCGATCGTTTTGCCTATGGCCATGTGATTGATTTTCTAGATTTTGAGCTAATTAATTTTCCCGTATTTAATATCGCTGATGTGTCGATCAACATTGGCTTATTTTTTATGTTTTTGGCTCTGCTGCGCAGTGGCACCAATGGCAACAGTGATAAGAATGGCAAGGGGCGATCGCTAGATCATGGCAATATCTCTACCGATGAGCCCCAGGATCAGTAACTGCTAGTAATTGCTAATTGAGATACTTGCAGATTTTTAGTTATAACTTTTCTGGCCTTGATTCCAAGTACAATCCTTATATAAATCACTTGGCTGCAATAGTCTGTGGAGTTAAGTCTTTAAGATATTTAGATATTTATATCTTGATATTTAGATCTTGGGTCAACAGGATGATTTGATCGCACTGGGATTAGAGAGAGCATAGGGTATATGTCGGCCATAGATTCGATCGTAGACTCGATCCAAACCGCACAGTTTAATCAAGAAGATCTGGTTTGTTATTCCAGTGGCGGCATCGACTTGCAAATTAATGGTGCCTTAGGGGTCTCTTTTAATCAGCTAGACTCCAGCAATGCGCAGCGCTTGCCAGAAATTTGTCGTTTCCTGTGGCAGCAAGGCATCGATGGCTTTTTACCGACCCTGGTCACCACTTCGATCGACCAGTTGCATCAATCATTAGCGATCATTCGCACCGCAATGGCGCATGGGCGATCGCCCAACAGTGCCCAAATTTTGGGTGTCCATCTAGAAGGGCCATTCCTCAACCCCAAAAAGCGTGGCGCTCATCCACCGGAACATTTACTACCCCTAACCCTAGAGCAACTGCAAGTGGTTTTGGCAGATTATATTGATTTAGTGAAGCTAATCACCATTGCACCGGAATTAGATTCACAAGCAGTAGCAATTC
The sequence above is a segment of the Pseudanabaena sp. PCC 7367 genome. Coding sequences within it:
- the lspA gene encoding signal peptidase II; translated protein: MGKNMIFWVAALICLGLDQATKHVVMTQMQLYDVIELIPGFFQFNYVTNKGAAFSMFSESGEWLKWVSLVVSLGIASIGCFGGRLNRWEQLGYGCILGGAIGNGIDRFAYGHVIDFLDFELINFPVFNIADVSINIGLFFMFLALLRSGTNGNSDKNGKGRSLDHGNISTDEPQDQ